GAAAAATAAAAATGACCGAGCCTTTGAACTCGCGATGATTAGATAGGTATTGGGCTGCACCTAAGAGCATGGCAGTGTGACCGTCATGGCCACAGGCATGCATCTTGCCGGGATTCTTTGAAGTGTGTTCAAAGGTGTTGTGTTCTTGTAGTGGTAGTGCATCCATGTCGGCACGCAAACCAATCATCTTGCCTGCGCCTAAGTCGCCATCAAGCTTGCCAACAACCCCAGTTTTTCCAAGCCCGCGATATACCGTGATTCCCCAACTCGATAGTGCCTCAGCTACGAGATCAGAAGTACGGTTTTCTTCAAAACGCAATTCTGGATGCGCATGGATGTTGCGACGAATCTCTTGAATGGCTGATGCGGAGTCGATAATTTCTGGAAGTAATCGCATAGCTTCATCTTATCTGAATTTACTCAGGCAGTTTTATGTGCTCTGCAACAAGTCTTAAGGCCTCTAGGGAGTAGGGGGCATTTTCCGACTTCTGAAGTTCCTTGGGAAGGGCGGGGATGACACCTAAAAAAGGCGCAAAAATTCTGTCTTTAAGGGTTTGAATATTTTCTTCTAGAAGAGGCATTTCTTCTGAAAGCGTATTGGCAACCCAGCCAGCAATCGTCAGCTGACGTGACTGAATTGCTTCACAAGTGAGCAGGGCGTGATTAATGCAGCCCAAACGCATGCCCACTACGAGGATGACAGGTAAATCCATTGCCTGCGCTACATCCCCTAAATCCTCTTGGTCGTTCAAAGGCACTAAAAACCCACCTGCACCTTCAACCACTACCGAATCAAATGCCGAAGTTAATGCATTGAATTCATCCAAGATCAGGGTGGCATCTAAATGCACTTTATTTTTTTGGGCAACCAGATGCGGTGCCGCTGGTTCATCTAGAACAAATGGACAAAGACTTTGTTCGTGAGAATTTATTCCTGAAGCAATACGTAATGTCTCTAAGTCTTCATTGAGTATTTGGCCCTTGGCATCAATATAGGTGCCTGCAACCACTGGCTTAAAACCGATTACGTGGATGCCAGCCTCTCTTAGTTTGACAATCAGCGCGCCACTGAGCAAAGTTTTGCCAACCTCGGTATCGGTACCCGTGACAAAAAATCCACGAGAGGTATTGGATGTCATGTCTGACTTTCTATGGTTTTCTCAATCATTTTTAATGTCTGAATGAGCTCACGCAAATCATCAACGCTGTGGTTGGCGGAAAAAGTAATACGTAGTCGAGAGCTACCAACGGGAACGGTAGGCGGCCGGATGGCTGGGATCCAATAGCCTGCTTCATCTAATAACTTAGCTGCCGCTAATGCATTAGCATTGCTGCCTAAGATCACGGGCTGAATTGGGGTAGATGAAGGCGTTTTTTCCCAATTCTGGAAAGTCATTTCATCACACCAAATTTGAATAAGCTGATTTAATTGTTTGCGACGTGAAATACCTTCCTTGCCCTCGATCAGTTCCAAACTTTTAAGTAGGGTGTGTGCAATTGCAGGCGGTGTTGCTGTGCTGTAGATGTAGGGGCGCCCTTTTTGTATGAGCCATTCGATAAAGGGTGCGGCTGCGCAAATAAACGCGCCGCTGACACCTGCTGCTTTGCCAAGTGTGCCGACATAAATAATTCTTTCTGAATGCACACCCGCTTGTTCCAGAATGCCGTGGCCATATTCGCCGAGGACGCCAAATCCATGAGCATCATCCACCACCAAGAGAGCGTCATATTGTTCGGCAATATGGAGTAGTTTCTCTACGGGCGCGATATCTCCATCCATACTAAAAACACCGTCGACCACAATCAATTTGAGTGGGTGGGTATCTTGCTTGAATGATTCCTCTAGAGAATCGATATTTTGGTGATCAAATAAAGTCACCTTAGCTTTAGTTTGCGCACTCGCTAGGCGCACACCATCAATCAAAGAAGCGTGATTGAGTTTGGCTGAATAAATACTAGCCTCACCTTGTTCAGCAAGTCTAGCCAGTCCAGTAATGGCATTGATATTAGCAAGATAGCCGGTGCTAAAGAATAGCGCTCTTGCATCGGGAATATGCTTGCTCTCGCAGGCGGCTAATTTTTTTTCCAGCAAGTCATGCGCGATACTGTGGCCGCTAATTAAGTGCGACGCTCCACTGCCAACTCCATACAACTTTGCGCCTTCCGCAAGCGAGGCAATCAGTTCAGGATGATTCGCCAGGCCTAGGTAGTCATTGCTACAAAATGCTTTCAGTTCCCGCTGACCAACGCGAGTCTTGGTGTCGCAGGGTGACTCGGCAGTGCGCAGCTTACGTCTCAGTAGCTGCTCATCTAGGTTGGCAATCTGTTGCTCTGCCATATTGCGAGCTGTAAATAGTTTACTCATGCTAGCACCTGATTAAGAACTCTATTTACAGAAGCGCCCATTTGCATTGCTTCCTCAGTGGTGAGGATATACGGTGGCATCACATAAATCGTATTGCCAATTGGTCGGATGAGAATACCCTCCGCCATGCTAGCTGAAAACATGTCACGTGAAAACGTCGTTGAATTTTTTAGTGATCCAGTCTTGATATCAAACGCGAGGATCATGCCCTGCTGACGCCAATGTTCAATACGCGGGTCTACTTTTGCCCATGCAAAAGCATTGGCTAGATCTTTGCTGCGTTCAAGATTTTTTTCAAGAACCGATTCCGTTTCAAAGATTTCTAAGCAGGCGAGGGCTGCTGCGCATGCTAGTGGGTTGCCGGTATAGGAATGCGAGTGCAAAAAACCTTGTTGCATTTGATCGCCATAAAAAGCACGATAAATTTTGTCAGTCGTCATGGAGAGTGATAACGGCAGGTATCCACCACTGATGCCTTTAGACAGCGTTAAGAAATCTGGCCAAATTCCCGCATGCTCGCAAGCAAAAAACTTTCCTGATCGACCGCAACCTACGGCGATTTCATCGGCGATAAGGTGAATGTCGTAACGATCACAGAGTGATCTGACTAAGCGCAAATATTCTGGAGAGTGCATCGCCATCTGACCTGCGCATTGAACGAGTGGTTCCACAATGAGGGCGGCAATATTGCGATGCTCTACTTCGAGTAACTCCTCTAATTTCTTGGCAGCCCGTCTAGCGATATCATCAGCGCTTTCACCAGACTGGGCTTTGCGTGCATCAGGTGAAGGAACAGTGAAAACATCTTGCAATAGCGCGCCATAGGCTTCACGAAAAATTGCAACATCAGTGACCGCTAATGCTCCTAAAGTTTCTCCGTGATAACCATTTTCTAGGCACACAAATTTTTTCTTTTGGGTTTGATTGTTTAGTCGCCAGTAGTGGTGACTCATCTTCAAAGCGATCTCTACTGCAGATGCGCCATCAGATGCAAAAAATACGTGCCCCAAATGCCCTTGAGTTAAGGCGGATAACTTCTCGGATAGCTCCACTACAGGAGGGTGGGTGAATCCAGCGAGCATGACATGCTCAATTTTTTCAAGTTGGTTCGCAATGGCTTGGTTGATGCGTGGATTGGAGTGGCCAAAAAGATTGGTCCACCAAGAACTAATGCAATCGAGTAGCGCATTTCCCTGGTCATCAAAGAGCCAAGCGCCCTTACCCTTGGTAATGGCAATTAATGGCAATGACTCGTGGTGCTTCATCTGAGTGCAGGGATGCCAAACGGCATCTAGGCTGCGATCAACCAGGGAGGTTTGATTTGGATCAGAAATAAGCTTCATGTTTGGTATTTGACCACTAGTTTTTCCTAATTTAGGCCTGTATCTGTTATGTTTATGCCTTGAATTGATCTATTTTCTGGAATTCGACCATGCAGGCCACCCAAACTACTGAAAAACCCCTCACCCAAGTCAAATCTCAAAAGGATTTGCATAAAGAGGTCGATGCATCGGGCGCTTGGTCAGTTGCTCAAATTGAGGCTCTATTTGCCCTCCCGTTCAGCGAATTAATATTCAAGGCGCAAGAGACTCATCGTGCCAACTTCCCTGATGGCGATGTGGAGTTGGCCACGCTCTTGTCAATCAAGACGGGTGGCTGCCCTGAGGATTGCGGCTACTGTCCCCAGGCAGCTCGTTATGACACCGACGTGAAGGCCAATAAGCTGATGGACTTAGACGAGGTGCTTGAGGCAGCCAAGGCTGCTAAAGCTGCTGGATCAAACCGTTTTTGTATGGGCGCCGCTTGGCGGGAGCCCAAAGACCGTGATATTGAAAAAGTCACCGCCATGATTAAGGGTGTGAAGGCCTTGGGCCTGGAGACCTGCGCCACATTGGGGATGCTAGAGGCTAATCAAGCGCAAGCTCTGCAGGAAGCGGGCTTGGACTTCTACAACCACAATTTAGATACCAGTGAGGACTTCTATCGCTCCGTTATCTCCACCCGTGGATATCAAGACCGTTTGGATACGATTTCTAATGTACGTGCCGCAGGCATGTCAGTCTGCTGTGGCGGTATTGTGGGCATGGGTGAGTCCCGCGAGCAGCGAGC
The window above is part of the beta proteobacterium CB genome. Proteins encoded here:
- a CDS encoding dethiobiotin synthase, with amino-acid sequence MTSNTSRGFFVTGTDTEVGKTLLSGALIVKLREAGIHVIGFKPVVAGTYIDAKGQILNEDLETLRIASGINSHEQSLCPFVLDEPAAPHLVAQKNKVHLDATLILDEFNALTSAFDSVVVEGAGGFLVPLNDQEDLGDVAQAMDLPVILVVGMRLGCINHALLTCEAIQSRQLTIAGWVANTLSEEMPLLEENIQTLKDRIFAPFLGVIPALPKELQKSENAPYSLEALRLVAEHIKLPE
- a CDS encoding 8-amino-7-oxononanoate synthase, which codes for MSKLFTARNMAEQQIANLDEQLLRRKLRTAESPCDTKTRVGQRELKAFCSNDYLGLANHPELIASLAEGAKLYGVGSGASHLISGHSIAHDLLEKKLAACESKHIPDARALFFSTGYLANINAITGLARLAEQGEASIYSAKLNHASLIDGVRLASAQTKAKVTLFDHQNIDSLEESFKQDTHPLKLIVVDGVFSMDGDIAPVEKLLHIAEQYDALLVVDDAHGFGVLGEYGHGILEQAGVHSERIIYVGTLGKAAGVSGAFICAAAPFIEWLIQKGRPYIYSTATPPAIAHTLLKSLELIEGKEGISRRKQLNQLIQIWCDEMTFQNWEKTPSSTPIQPVILGSNANALAAAKLLDEAGYWIPAIRPPTVPVGSSRLRITFSANHSVDDLRELIQTLKMIEKTIESQT
- a CDS encoding adenosylmethionine-8-amino-7-oxononanoate aminotransferase — protein: MKLISDPNQTSLVDRSLDAVWHPCTQMKHHESLPLIAITKGKGAWLFDDQGNALLDCISSWWTNLFGHSNPRINQAIANQLEKIEHVMLAGFTHPPVVELSEKLSALTQGHLGHVFFASDGASAVEIALKMSHHYWRLNNQTQKKKFVCLENGYHGETLGALAVTDVAIFREAYGALLQDVFTVPSPDARKAQSGESADDIARRAAKKLEELLEVEHRNIAALIVEPLVQCAGQMAMHSPEYLRLVRSLCDRYDIHLIADEIAVGCGRSGKFFACEHAGIWPDFLTLSKGISGGYLPLSLSMTTDKIYRAFYGDQMQQGFLHSHSYTGNPLACAAALACLEIFETESVLEKNLERSKDLANAFAWAKVDPRIEHWRQQGMILAFDIKTGSLKNSTTFSRDMFSASMAEGILIRPIGNTIYVMPPYILTTEEAMQMGASVNRVLNQVLA
- a CDS encoding Biotin synthase; translation: MQATQTTEKPLTQVKSQKDLHKEVDASGAWSVAQIEALFALPFSELIFKAQETHRANFPDGDVELATLLSIKTGGCPEDCGYCPQAARYDTDVKANKLMDLDEVLEAAKAAKAAGSNRFCMGAAWREPKDRDIEKVTAMIKGVKALGLETCATLGMLEANQAQALQEAGLDFYNHNLDTSEDFYRSVISTRGYQDRLDTISNVRAAGMSVCCGGIVGMGESREQRAAFLARLANLSPYPESVPINHLVPVAGTPLADQKPLDPLEFVRTIAVARITMPHARVRLSAGRQELGRVVQAMCFQAGANSIFYGEQLLTTGNPEAEQDRELLAELGLKTKQSCKAEVLV